The following proteins are co-located in the Rheinheimera salexigens genome:
- a CDS encoding Ig-like domain-containing protein, whose product MLKNMLAITFDTLGTYTKKYGVTRLRIFLSIVFLTLMQTAWAATPADENFDALPVANQGSNSVTINGITYTNNAANNIMIANDGYLASGADHALVYRSLGTNTSTLVSFKTSDGDEFKLNSFAVSTGIGNTTDLTIKGYKDNVEQVSTSYNLSGIYFGTFNVSANAGWENIDEVRISGVDLDIDIDDLDFSPAITNNAPVLTNLNGDSVAWAGVGNYVSLDAGTSLGVSDVELDALNGGSGNYAGASLTLQRVGAAITTDVFGFNTSGALFSVSGSNLQSGGQTFATFTNTTGVLSINVNSSETTATKSLVQDVLQRIQYSNNTPAADAVLRFSISDGTDSTTVDVTVTSDSIYVTNTTDTATININNGVSFSEAVAIALADTSGSQTLILSDAFTSSMVLAGNLTISENLAIDASAAGSSFVIAGNTLTLGSGFTLSLTHANQLQISSTINGGGNLSKSGAGSLLLTGTNSSRTGSTSVLGGTLDIATDTNLDGANTGALILDGGTLAMFVAGGSTGNPIIQTINNPITLGAAGGSFNPTGGGGRNIINMSGVISGSGSLTKIGASVLQLSGNNSYSGQTLITTGGLLLAHNNGLGATSGSTTVNAGSALRVTAGVVSPEPLFLNGTGRNIDSTEYGALGADAYSLGTSTMSGNIELSTGTNISAIGGSNLILSGIVSGTGTLTKTDAGSVTLTSINTYTGSTFASAGTLVLDNGAAMADGTEVSIASGATLRLDASETIGALSGAGTLSMNSAHLTVNQTSDSSFSGNITGSGSNLTKSGSSKLTLSGTSTYTGITSISGGSLNITGALNGTTGATIGSGGVLEGTGSIFATSSTNTLTVQSGGTLSPGGSGSGIVTINGNLTIASGGVLTAQIAGTVLGSGYDSVTVNGAIDVSSASLNVSHSYTPGLGDSYRLLVNDGIDSITGSFTGLSQGGTVAASGNSTLLTAYYAATDGGGYSGGNEFMLVAPVDNVAPTVSSVNVPANATYVTGQNLDFTVNVSEVVYVNTSGGSPQLALVIGSTTRDAVYQAGSGTSSLLFRYTVNAVDSDNNGIVLSSTLSINGGSIKDAAGNNLVTTLNSVGSTSLVLVNDYTVPDAPVIGSATSGDTQASVSFTAPANTGGVAITGYTVTSSPGGLTATGASSPLTVTSLTNGTNYSFTVTATNSIGTSSASAASNTVIPKAAQVITFANPGAQSFGSSPTLTATANSGLTPVFTSSTTGVCTITSGGALSFITAGTCTINADQAGNIAYLPAPQVSQSFSVNAVVSSAPIIGTATAGDAQATVSFTAPASNGGAAITSYTVTSSPGGLTTSGAASPLTVTGLTNGTAYTFSVTANNSAGTSASSATSIAVTPNGAPTISGTPNTSVNQGVLYSFTPTALDSPSDSLHFSITNKPSWANFISTTGALTGTPNNADIGVTTGIVITVSDGSLTASLAAFNLTVTNTNDAPTITGSPLTSIDEGNPYRFEPVASDIDADSTLTFSITNQPSWTTFDTATGVLSGTPTKTDVGVTTGIIITVSDGELSSSLAPFSLTVINVNEAPMAVDDSFTLPFSASNIYNLDVLVNDTDLDQDSLSITAAKNQIGSISIQANKLQFTAPDNFSGTATFSYTITDGELTDMAQVTLLIEGTNPDAPVITVPDDLLVNATGMFTKVNVGVATAIDTKGNRLAVTLTNGLPMFPAGKHQLNWQATDANGVSSTTTQMLQIQPQVAISKPQTVSNNSQVTVSVMLNGQPPSYPVDVTYHVTGTTNAVTEHNLASGSVLINSGLSATISFDVFADLSTLLEKDIVITLDNTLNLGANASSIITVTEANLAPTVRLSASQQGENRLTLGKASGPVTVSAQVEDPNHADTISLQWLADTALTNSSSDSSQFVFDPIGLASGVYKITLTATDNAAEPLTRTDEIYLLVQDVLPTLDDSDSNNNLIPDNIEGFADSNGNGIPNYLDPGFACHVMAEQLINITQFVAEGEPGTCLRKGAAAALSNTGGLLLSRVDLQWIEPDMQATNIGGSFDFILRDLPTAGANYRMVLPQLQPVPENAVYRKFSPEKGWSNFVLNDNNQLFTAAGEPGFCPPPGDAIWQEGLTAGHWCVQLLIEDGGPNDADGMANGTIVDPGGVAVVLNGNSLPVATHDEYSVQWNQTHTLNVLENDTDADGDDLIINQTSAAFGNVSISEDGQTLLYTPALDFVGTDTLSYSLADGKGGSASASVTVVVYYNRAPIVTNSTASTNDKTTIEIDVLANASDPDGDTLVLNNARAQQGSVVITAAQTLRYTPKPGFSGMDTVSFTVNDNVGGNVNGEVTITVAAYEVITVVNKSSGGTTGLGSLLLLSLLVVRRCKLRTVLVSSLLVLSSMVSAQTSGFTVDGFIGQSKARQSASEISAGLPAQTHLRQYDDTATSFALGGSYALAERLALQVHYVDLGETSLSIEADTLTPEQVHNTVAKAGPLLAKGIRSGLSYSFWQTTRWTASAQAGVLSWWSNSSSQYGDKVIHTSDSDTECYWGAAAGYTLTEQLTLQLNYNRYTFSGNKADNLMLGLSFSF is encoded by the coding sequence ATGCTTAAGAATATGCTGGCTATTACCTTTGACACACTTGGTACCTATACTAAAAAATATGGTGTTACTAGACTTAGAATATTTTTAAGCATTGTGTTTTTGACATTGATGCAAACCGCTTGGGCGGCGACCCCCGCCGATGAAAATTTTGACGCATTGCCAGTTGCCAATCAGGGAAGTAACTCCGTGACCATCAACGGCATTACCTACACCAATAATGCGGCCAATAATATTATGATAGCTAATGATGGCTATCTCGCATCTGGAGCAGATCATGCCTTGGTATATCGCAGTTTAGGAACCAATACATCGACTTTAGTCAGTTTCAAAACGAGTGATGGTGATGAATTCAAACTGAACAGTTTTGCAGTTTCTACGGGTATTGGTAACACTACTGACCTTACCATTAAAGGATATAAAGATAATGTAGAGCAAGTGAGCACCAGTTATAATCTTTCCGGTATTTATTTTGGTACTTTTAATGTTTCAGCGAATGCAGGCTGGGAAAATATTGATGAAGTGCGGATTAGTGGTGTAGATCTCGATATAGACATAGATGATTTGGACTTTAGCCCTGCTATTACCAACAACGCCCCTGTGTTGACAAACCTAAACGGTGACAGTGTCGCCTGGGCTGGCGTGGGTAATTATGTGTCCTTAGATGCTGGCACCAGTCTCGGCGTGAGCGATGTTGAGCTTGATGCGCTTAACGGTGGTAGCGGTAACTATGCCGGCGCCTCTTTAACCCTGCAACGCGTTGGCGCTGCGATTACCACAGATGTGTTCGGTTTTAATACCAGCGGCGCGCTTTTCAGCGTCAGCGGTTCCAATCTGCAGAGTGGCGGCCAGACTTTTGCGACCTTTACTAATACTACTGGCGTACTGAGCATCAATGTTAACAGTAGCGAGACCACTGCCACCAAATCACTGGTGCAGGATGTGTTGCAACGGATTCAATACAGTAATAATACCCCCGCAGCGGATGCTGTGTTGCGTTTTAGCATAAGTGACGGCACAGACAGCACTACGGTAGATGTGACAGTCACCAGTGACAGTATCTATGTCACCAATACTACCGATACCGCAACGATTAACATCAATAATGGAGTGAGTTTCAGCGAGGCGGTAGCAATAGCCTTAGCAGACACCAGTGGCAGCCAAACGCTAATTTTGTCTGATGCATTTACCAGTAGCATGGTACTGGCTGGAAATTTAACTATCTCAGAAAATTTAGCAATTGACGCCAGTGCTGCGGGTTCAAGTTTTGTTATTGCGGGCAACACCTTAACTTTAGGTTCAGGTTTTACGCTGTCCTTAACCCATGCTAACCAATTGCAGATTTCCAGTACTATCAATGGTGGCGGCAATTTGAGCAAGTCTGGTGCGGGCAGCTTGCTCTTGACCGGAACCAACAGCAGCCGCACCGGCAGCACCTCTGTGTTGGGTGGCACACTGGATATTGCCACTGACACTAATCTAGATGGTGCCAATACCGGCGCCTTGATTTTAGATGGCGGCACCTTGGCGATGTTTGTGGCTGGCGGTTCTACTGGTAATCCTATTATTCAGACCATTAATAATCCCATCACTCTTGGCGCCGCAGGCGGGTCATTCAATCCAACGGGCGGGGGTGGTCGTAACATTATTAATATGTCCGGAGTGATTTCCGGTAGCGGTAGCCTGACTAAAATTGGCGCCTCAGTGCTGCAACTTAGCGGCAATAATAGCTATTCAGGTCAGACCCTAATCACCACTGGGGGTTTGCTTTTAGCCCACAATAATGGTTTAGGAGCAACATCTGGCAGCACTACCGTTAACGCGGGTTCGGCACTACGGGTAACCGCAGGTGTGGTCAGCCCTGAACCACTGTTTCTCAATGGTACCGGTAGAAATATTGACAGTACCGAGTACGGGGCTCTGGGAGCAGATGCTTACAGCCTGGGTACCAGCACAATGTCCGGCAATATAGAGTTATCTACCGGTACGAATATTAGCGCCATCGGCGGCAGTAATTTGATCTTAAGCGGCATCGTCAGTGGCACAGGTACGCTAACTAAAACCGACGCTGGGAGCGTAACGTTAACGAGTATCAACACTTACACAGGTAGCACATTTGCCTCTGCAGGCACCTTAGTGTTGGATAATGGTGCTGCCATGGCAGACGGGACTGAGGTAAGCATAGCGTCGGGGGCGACTTTGCGACTTGATGCCAGTGAAACCATAGGGGCGCTTTCTGGTGCAGGAACGCTGTCCATGAATAGTGCTCATTTGACTGTTAACCAAACCAGTGATAGCAGTTTTTCTGGCAATATCACCGGTAGCGGCAGCAATTTAACCAAGTCTGGTTCGAGTAAGTTAACCCTTTCTGGCACTAGCACTTACACAGGTATCACCAGTATCAGCGGCGGTAGCTTGAACATAACCGGCGCTTTAAACGGTACTACCGGCGCTACAATTGGCTCAGGTGGAGTGCTAGAAGGTACGGGAAGTATCTTTGCGACCAGCTCAACGAATACCTTGACTGTGCAAAGTGGCGGTACTTTGTCACCAGGGGGCTCAGGATCTGGCATAGTCACAATTAACGGCAATCTAACCATAGCATCGGGCGGTGTCCTGACGGCACAAATAGCAGGGACGGTGCTAGGTTCAGGTTATGACTCTGTTACAGTGAACGGCGCTATCGATGTGTCATCGGCTAGCTTAAATGTCAGCCACAGTTATACCCCGGGATTAGGTGATAGCTACCGCCTACTAGTAAACGATGGCATAGATAGTATAACAGGAAGCTTTACCGGTTTGTCTCAGGGTGGAACCGTAGCGGCGAGTGGTAACTCTACATTACTGACAGCTTATTATGCTGCAACTGATGGTGGTGGTTACAGTGGTGGTAATGAGTTTATGCTCGTTGCGCCAGTAGATAATGTTGCACCAACAGTATCTTCAGTCAATGTACCAGCTAATGCAACCTACGTTACTGGACAAAATCTTGACTTTACCGTTAACGTTTCAGAAGTTGTTTACGTCAACACAAGCGGAGGATCGCCACAATTAGCGTTAGTGATCGGCTCCACCACACGCGATGCCGTTTATCAGGCCGGTTCGGGTACGTCATCTCTACTTTTTAGATATACTGTAAACGCTGTTGATAGTGATAATAACGGTATTGTGCTATCTAGTACGTTGTCTATTAACGGCGGTAGCATAAAAGACGCTGCTGGCAATAACTTAGTGACTACGCTTAACAGTGTAGGAAGTACCAGTTTAGTCTTAGTTAATGACTATACAGTACCAGATGCACCAGTTATCGGCAGTGCAACTTCCGGTGATACTCAAGCTAGTGTCAGTTTTACTGCTCCTGCAAATACCGGCGGCGTTGCAATTACTGGTTACACTGTCACGTCTAGCCCAGGAGGGCTCACGGCGACGGGAGCATCTTCACCACTTACTGTAACAAGCTTAACTAATGGCACAAATTACAGTTTTACTGTTACCGCAACAAATTCTATCGGCACCAGCTCTGCTTCTGCTGCATCAAATACGGTTATCCCTAAGGCAGCACAAGTCATTACTTTTGCTAACCCCGGCGCTCAAAGCTTTGGCAGTTCGCCAACGTTAACGGCGACGGCAAATTCTGGGTTAACACCAGTGTTTACTTCATCCACCACCGGCGTGTGTACCATTACAAGTGGCGGCGCATTAAGCTTTATCACCGCGGGCACTTGTACCATTAACGCTGATCAAGCGGGTAACATTGCTTACTTGCCAGCACCGCAGGTAAGCCAAAGTTTCTCGGTTAATGCAGTCGTTTCTAGTGCGCCAATAATCGGCACTGCCACCGCAGGTGATGCCCAAGCTACGGTTAGTTTCACGGCCCCTGCCAGCAATGGTGGCGCCGCCATTACTAGCTATACCGTGACTTCAAGCCCCGGCGGCTTGACTACCAGCGGCGCAGCTTCACCCTTAACGGTAACTGGCCTAACGAATGGTACGGCCTATACCTTTAGCGTTACTGCGAATAACTCTGCTGGTACCAGTGCTTCTTCTGCTACGTCTATCGCTGTAACACCAAATGGCGCGCCAACCATTAGCGGTACGCCTAATACCAGTGTTAATCAAGGTGTTCTGTATTCTTTTACCCCTACAGCCCTAGATTCCCCAAGTGATAGTTTACATTTTAGTATTACCAACAAACCCAGCTGGGCAAACTTTATTAGTACTACCGGCGCATTAACCGGTACCCCTAATAATGCCGATATTGGCGTGACAACGGGTATTGTTATCACCGTATCTGATGGTAGTTTAACCGCATCGTTGGCCGCCTTTAACTTAACGGTGACTAACACAAACGATGCACCCACTATTACTGGCTCGCCACTTACATCGATTGATGAAGGCAATCCTTACCGTTTTGAACCCGTAGCCAGTGATATTGATGCAGATAGCACCTTAACGTTCAGTATAACCAACCAGCCAAGCTGGACAACCTTTGATACTGCAACAGGTGTATTAAGTGGCACCCCGACTAAAACCGACGTTGGGGTGACAACGGGGATTATTATTACCGTCTCGGATGGTGAGCTATCCTCTAGCTTAGCACCCTTTTCGCTTACGGTTATTAACGTCAACGAGGCACCTATGGCTGTGGATGACAGCTTCACGTTGCCTTTCTCTGCTAGCAATATCTACAACTTAGATGTACTCGTAAACGATACCGATCTGGATCAAGATAGCCTAAGTATTACTGCAGCAAAAAACCAAATTGGCAGCATTAGCATTCAAGCCAATAAGTTGCAGTTTACCGCGCCTGACAACTTTAGTGGGACGGCAACGTTTAGCTATACCATTACTGATGGCGAATTAACGGATATGGCACAGGTTACCTTACTGATTGAGGGCACCAATCCTGATGCTCCCGTCATTACGGTTCCTGACGATCTATTGGTTAATGCCACCGGCATGTTTACCAAGGTTAATGTTGGGGTGGCTACTGCAATTGATACTAAAGGCAATCGCTTAGCCGTCACTCTAACTAATGGCTTACCGATGTTCCCTGCCGGCAAACATCAATTAAACTGGCAAGCTACGGATGCTAACGGTGTGAGTAGCACAACGACTCAAATGCTACAGATACAGCCTCAGGTAGCTATTAGTAAACCGCAAACGGTTAGTAATAACAGCCAAGTGACGGTAAGTGTCATGTTAAATGGCCAACCACCTAGCTACCCGGTGGATGTGACTTACCATGTTACAGGCACGACTAATGCCGTGACCGAGCATAATCTCGCCTCAGGCTCTGTGCTTATCAATTCAGGTCTTAGTGCAACTATCAGCTTTGATGTCTTTGCCGACTTATCTACGCTGTTAGAAAAAGATATTGTGATCACCCTTGATAACACGCTTAATCTTGGCGCCAATGCCAGTAGTATTATCACGGTAACGGAAGCAAACTTAGCCCCAACGGTGAGATTAAGTGCTAGCCAGCAAGGTGAAAACCGGCTAACGCTAGGTAAAGCTTCTGGTCCGGTTACGGTGTCGGCACAGGTTGAAGATCCTAACCATGCAGACACCATTAGTCTGCAATGGTTGGCTGATACGGCCTTAACCAATAGTTCAAGCGATAGCAGCCAATTTGTGTTTGACCCTATCGGTTTAGCGAGTGGCGTGTATAAAATTACCCTAACGGCTACAGATAATGCAGCAGAGCCATTAACCCGGACTGACGAAATTTATCTACTGGTACAAGATGTATTGCCTACTTTGGATGATAGCGACAGTAATAACAACTTGATCCCAGATAATATAGAAGGTTTCGCTGACAGTAATGGCAACGGTATCCCTAATTATCTAGATCCTGGTTTTGCGTGTCATGTCATGGCCGAGCAGCTTATCAACATTACTCAATTTGTCGCTGAAGGTGAACCAGGTACCTGTTTACGTAAAGGTGCAGCTGCAGCCCTGAGTAATACCGGTGGCCTTTTATTAAGCCGTGTCGATCTGCAATGGATAGAGCCCGATATGCAGGCCACTAACATTGGCGGCAGCTTTGACTTTATCTTACGTGACTTACCTACAGCCGGTGCGAATTATCGTATGGTATTACCACAGCTGCAACCGGTGCCAGAAAATGCGGTTTATCGTAAATTCAGCCCAGAAAAAGGGTGGAGTAACTTTGTCCTAAACGATAACAATCAACTATTTACTGCCGCGGGTGAGCCCGGTTTTTGCCCTCCTCCAGGTGACGCTATCTGGCAAGAAGGCTTAACGGCAGGTCATTGGTGTGTGCAGTTACTAATAGAAGATGGTGGCCCGAATGATGCTGATGGTATGGCTAACGGAACTATTGTTGATCCAGGCGGTGTAGCCGTTGTGTTAAATGGTAATTCGCTCCCAGTGGCGACTCACGATGAGTACTCGGTACAATGGAATCAAACCCATACGCTTAATGTATTAGAAAACGATACGGATGCCGACGGGGACGACTTAATAATTAATCAAACGTCAGCCGCCTTTGGCAATGTGAGCATCAGTGAAGACGGCCAGACCTTGTTATACACACCTGCGTTAGATTTTGTCGGTACAGATACGCTAAGTTACAGTCTTGCTGATGGCAAAGGTGGCAGTGCCAGCGCCTCGGTAACAGTTGTTGTGTATTACAATAGAGCACCAATTGTCACTAATAGCACAGCTAGCACTAATGATAAAACCACTATCGAGATAGATGTGTTAGCAAATGCCTCAGATCCTGATGGCGATACCTTAGTGCTAAATAACGCCCGAGCACAACAAGGTAGCGTTGTCATTACCGCGGCTCAAACCTTGCGTTATACGCCTAAGCCTGGTTTTAGTGGTATGGATACGGTTAGCTTTACGGTCAATGATAATGTAGGGGGCAACGTTAATGGCGAAGTCACCATTACTGTTGCAGCTTATGAAGTTATTACTGTCGTTAATAAATCATCCGGTGGTACTACCGGTCTAGGGTCTCTGTTGTTATTAAGTTTGTTAGTCGTACGCCGTTGCAAACTGCGCACGGTTTTAGTCAGTTCATTGTTGGTACTCAGTAGCATGGTGTCGGCTCAAACTAGCGGCTTTACGGTAGACGGCTTTATAGGCCAGAGTAAAGCTCGTCAGTCGGCCAGCGAGATTAGTGCGGGTTT